One Anaerohalosphaeraceae bacterium DNA segment encodes these proteins:
- the prs gene encoding ribose-phosphate diphosphokinase: protein LTVVAPDVGNMKKAARYAQKLGADLAIIHKRRVNGAEVVCGEIIGEVEGRNIVMCDDMITTGGTICGAAELLKQRGAGQIIAGATHGVLAKPALERLPKAPLDEVIVTDSVPLGSKGTVLNNLTVLSVADLLGEAVRRIHLNLSVSGLFNGIE, encoded by the coding sequence CTGACGGTGGTGGCGCCGGATGTGGGGAATATGAAGAAGGCGGCGCGGTATGCCCAGAAGCTGGGGGCGGATTTGGCGATTATTCACAAGCGGCGCGTTAACGGAGCTGAAGTGGTTTGCGGGGAGATTATCGGGGAGGTGGAAGGGCGGAATATTGTGATGTGCGATGATATGATTACGACGGGCGGAACGATTTGCGGGGCGGCGGAACTGCTGAAGCAGCGGGGGGCCGGCCAGATTATTGCCGGGGCCACCCATGGTGTTTTGGCAAAGCCGGCGCTGGAGCGGCTGCCGAAAGCGCCGCTGGATGAGGTGATTGTGACTGACAGTGTTCCGCTCGGTTCGAAGGGAACGGTGCTGAACAATCTGACGGTGCTGAGTGTGGCGGACCTGCTGGGGGAAGCGGTCCGGCGAATTCATCTGAATCTGTCCGTCAGCGGTTTGTTTAACGGAATCGAGTAA
- a CDS encoding 50S ribosomal protein L25, which translates to MAELMTLEAEIRQQKGSKAARRLRDRKVGKLPAIVYGHGQEPVCISLNAHDFVEALHHGHRIFDVQLPGGRQTLLVKDLQYDHFGKQIIHADLMRVDLSERVTVTVPLELRGTAKGSHEGGIVDQMLDHLEIECGVTEIPEVLVVSIKELGLDQMIHAKDVELPAGVVLKTNPEALICLCHLPKVREAEEAAAPAEGVQEPEVITERKPTEEETETA; encoded by the coding sequence ATGGCAGAGTTGATGACGTTAGAGGCGGAAATTCGGCAGCAGAAAGGCAGCAAAGCAGCCCGACGGCTTCGGGACCGGAAGGTCGGCAAACTGCCGGCGATTGTGTACGGGCACGGACAGGAGCCGGTGTGCATTTCGCTGAATGCGCATGATTTTGTCGAAGCCCTGCATCACGGGCACCGGATTTTTGATGTGCAGCTGCCTGGCGGCAGGCAGACCCTGCTGGTGAAGGATTTGCAGTATGACCATTTCGGCAAGCAGATTATCCATGCGGATCTGATGCGTGTGGACCTGTCGGAGCGGGTGACGGTGACGGTGCCGCTGGAGCTTCGCGGAACGGCCAAAGGCTCGCACGAGGGCGGGATTGTGGATCAGATGCTGGACCATCTGGAAATCGAATGCGGCGTGACGGAAATTCCGGAAGTTCTCGTCGTGTCGATCAAGGAATTGGGATTGGACCAGATGATTCATGCCAAGGATGTGGAGCTGCCCGCCGGGGTGGTGCTGAAGACCAATCCGGAAGCCCTGATTTGCCTGTGTCATCTGCCGAAGGTCCGGGAAGCCGAAGAAGCGGCTGCCCCTGCCGAAGGGGTGCAGGAACCGGAAGTTATTACGGAGCGCAAGCCGACGGAAGAAGAAACCGAAACGGCCTAA
- the pth gene encoding aminoacyl-tRNA hydrolase, with protein MSDGVWKTLRNCLGKAACRPSEPSGSELYVVAGLGNPGAAYEKTRHNVGFEVIDRLAERLGAGAEKKKFGSLVREAQAEGRKLLLVKPQTFMNRSGQAVATVLGFYRLGLERLLVVTDDAALEPGRIRLRAKGSSGGHKGLADIIEKVNSEEFARLRVGIGSCPSESMADYVLSRPSVQERVLLERAAELAAEAVLCWVRDGIEAAMNRYNSRERAGFPEGTEPEKNGLENPDETRNP; from the coding sequence GTGTCGGACGGAGTCTGGAAGACGTTGCGGAATTGTCTGGGGAAGGCGGCTTGCCGGCCGTCCGAGCCGTCGGGGTCGGAGTTGTATGTGGTGGCGGGCCTGGGCAATCCGGGAGCGGCTTACGAGAAGACGCGGCATAATGTGGGGTTTGAGGTGATTGACCGGCTGGCAGAGCGGCTGGGAGCCGGCGCCGAAAAGAAAAAGTTCGGTTCGCTGGTTCGCGAGGCGCAGGCGGAAGGGCGGAAGCTGCTGCTGGTCAAGCCGCAGACCTTTATGAACCGCAGCGGTCAGGCGGTGGCGACGGTGCTGGGGTTTTATCGGCTGGGACTGGAGCGGCTGCTGGTGGTGACGGATGATGCGGCGCTGGAACCGGGCCGAATTCGGCTGCGTGCAAAAGGTTCGTCGGGCGGGCATAAAGGCCTGGCGGACATTATCGAAAAAGTGAACAGTGAAGAATTTGCTCGGCTTCGGGTGGGGATTGGTTCCTGCCCGAGTGAATCGATGGCCGACTATGTTCTGTCTCGTCCTTCGGTGCAAGAGCGGGTTTTGCTGGAGCGTGCCGCAGAGCTGGCGGCGGAGGCGGTTCTGTGCTGGGTGCGGGACGGCATCGAGGCGGCGATGAATCGATACAATAGTCGGGAACGTGCCGGTTTTCCGGAAGGAACGGAGCCGGAGAAGAACGGACTGGAGAACCCAGACGAAACAAGAAATCCTTAA